CCGACGAGCGGGGCGCCGTGCTGGTCGACGCCGGCCAGAGCCCGGCCCACGCCCGCGAGATCCGCGCCGCACTGGACGCGACGGGGCTGCCCGCGCCGCGCTGGCTGGTCTACACCCACCACCACTGGGACCACGTCTGGGGCGCCTGCGCCTGGCCGGACGTGGAGATCGTCGGCCACGTCGCCGGGGAGTCGCTGCTGCGGGCCGAGGCGGCCCGCCCGTGGAGCCACCGCTACCTGCGCGAGCAGGTCCGCGCCGAGCCCCGGCTCGGGCCCAGCTTCCGGGCCCGGGCCCTGGCCATGGAGACCTTCGACGACTTCGCGATCCTGCCGCCGACCCGGACCTTCACCGACGAGCTGGAGCTGCCCACCGGCGTACGACTGCGGCACGTCGGTGGCCGGCACGCCCCGGACTCCACGGCGGTGCTGGTGCCGGACTCGGGGGTGATGCTGCTCGGCGACTGCTGGTACCCGCCCCCGGCGCACCTGCGCGGGCCGGACGACGGCCCCGACCTGGCGCTGGTCGGGCGGCTGCTCGACGACGCCTACGGCTGGTACGTCTCCAGCCATTCGCCGCCGATGACCCTGGCCGAGGCGCGCGCCGCGCTGGCCTGAGCCGGGTCAGCGCATCCGGCGCTCCGGGTGGGCCCGGTTCCAGGCGCGCATCCGCTCCGGGTAGCCGGTCCGCGCCGCCTCGTACAGCGGCACCGCGTGCCGGTGGGCCAGCTTCGCCGCCGTCCGCGGCGAGCCGGTCCGGCGGCGGATCCACTCTCCGTCGTGGGCGATCGCCATCACCGTGGTGTCGGTGGCGGTGGTCTCCGGTTCGAGGTAGAACTCCACGCCGTGCCGGCTGGCGACGAACGCCTCCAGCGCGGCGAGGTCCTCCCGGGTGGCCTCCCGGTCGAGCCTGGTCGGGCTCCCCTCGGCGGCCCGGGACCGTCGGCTGAACCAGCCCATCTCCCGCTCCTTCCCTGTCGGCCTGTCCTCCAGTGCAGCACCCGAACCTGGCAGGAGGCTGCGAGCCCGGTGACAACGACCTGACCGGGTCAGCCGAGCGCGGCCATCTCCTCGTCGCCGAGGCGCAGCGCCCCGGCGGCGATGTTCTGCGCCAGGTGCTCCGGATCGCCGGTGCCGGGGATGGCCAGCACGTGCGGCCCCCGGTGCAGGGTCCAGGCGAGGCGCACCTGGTGCGGGGTGGCCCCGTGCGCGCGGGCGACGGCGTGCACGGCGGCGGCGTGCTCGGCCACCGCGCCGGACTCCCGCCGGGTCCCGGCCAGCGCGAAGAACGGCACGTACGCCACCCCCCGTGCCCCGCACTCGCGCAGCAGCGGGTCCTGCTCGCCCCGGTTGTCGACGGCGTAAGCGTTCTGCACGCAGACCACCGGGGCGATCGCCTGCGCCTCGTCCAGGTGGTCGAGGCGGACGTTGGACAGGCCCAGGTGCCGGATGAGCCCGGCCTCGCGCAGGTCGGCGAGGACACCGAACGCCTCGGCGACCGAGTCCCGGCCCGGCCGCCGCACGATGCGCAGGTTCACCACGTCGAGGTGGTCGCGGCCGAGCCGGCGCAGGTTCTCCTCCACCTGGGCGCGCAGCCCGGCCGCCGAGGTGTCCTCGTACAGGCCGTGCGTCGGGTCGTACCCGAAGCCGACCTTGGTGGTGATCACCAGGTGCTCCGGGTACGGCGCGAGGGCGGCGCGGATCAGCTCGGTGGCGTACCGGGCGGGGCCGTCGCCGACGTTGAGGGTGCCGCCGGGCGAGACGTAGAACGCCGCCGTGTCGATGTGGTTCACGCCCAGCTCGACGGCGCGGCGCAGCACCCGGATCGCGCGCGCCGGGTCGGGGTCGGGGGTGGTGCGCATGGAGCCGAAGCCCATCCGGTGCACGGTCCTGTCACCCAGGGTCCAGCTGCCCGCGGCGGCCGCGGTGATCTCGTCGACTGGCATCCGGCGACCCTAGCCAGCCCTGCCGGGCCGCGCAGTCGGCCGCGCACCCGATACCGCGATCGACCGCCCACTGTTAGGTTCTATGTGCTGGAGCGGTGCGCCGGCGGGCGGGTCGCCGGCACCAGGGCCAGCGTCGGGATCAGCAGCAGCGGCACCACCAGCAGGGCGCGCAGCGTCCCGACCCGGTCGCCGAGGAGGCCGAGCAGCGGCGGGCCGGCCAGGAAGGCCGTGTAGCCGATCGCCGCGACCACGCTGACCCGGTACGGCGCCCGGTCCTCGTCGTCGGCGGCGGCGCTCATCCCGACCGGGAAGCCGAGTGAGGCGCCGAGCCCCCAGAGCGCCACCCCGACGATCGCCACCGGGCCGTTGCCGGCGAGCACCGCCAGGCCCGCGCCGGCGGCGGCGAGCAGGATCGTGCCGAGCAGCACGGGCACCCGTCCCCAGCGGTCGATGGCGACCGTGCCGGCGGTGCGGCCCAGGGTCATGCCGACGACGAAGACGCCGAAGACGGCCGCGCCGGTGGCCTCGCTGACGCCGTACCCGTCGACGAAGGCGACGGCGACCCAGTCGTTGGCGGTGCCCTCGGTGAACGCCATGACCATGACCAGCGCGCCGACGAGCAGGGTGCGCGGCTCCCGCCATGCGGCGAGCAGCCCGCCGCGCCGGGCCTTCGCGCCGGCCCCGCCGGGTTCGGGGCGCTGCGCGGGCAGGAACGCCCGCGCGCCGAGCAGGGTGCCGCCGAGCACCACCACGGCCAGCAGGCCCAGGTGTACGCCGATCGGCGCGCCGAGCCGCGCCGCGCCCGCGCCGATCCCGGCGCCGGCGACCGAGCCGAGGCTCCAGGCGGCGTGGAACCGGGGCATGACCGTGCGGCCGAGTCGCCGCTCCACCGCCGCGCCCTCGACGTTCATCGCCACGTCGCAGGTGCCCGAGCCGTAGCCGAGCGCGAAGAGGCCCACCGCCACGCCGGGCAGCGAGCCGGCGACCCCGGCGGAGAGGCCGACCACGACCAGGCCGAGGGAGACCAGCACCGTGGCGAACACCACCGCCCGGGCCGCGCCGAGGCGTTGGGCGACCAGCCCGGCGGTCGGCAGCGCGAGCATCGCGCCCACCGACATGGCGAGCAGCAGCAGGCCGAGCCGCCCCGGGCTGAGGCCGAGGGACTCGCGTACGGCGGGGACCCGGGCGAACCAGGACGCCACGGCGAGACCGTTGAGGGCGAAGACCACCGCCACGCCGGTACGGGCGGCGAGGACCGCCGGCGGCACGGCGGGCGCGGGCGGTGCGCTGACCGGGTGGGCTGACCTCACGGTGTTCCTCTCGTCGGTGTCGTGCCCGACGATCGCACACCTGGAAGCGCTACCAGCACAAGCCGTCCCGCCCCTTACCGGCACGCCGCCCGGCAGGGCATGATCGGAGGCGGGAGAGCGCTCCCATCACCGTCCCCGACGAGGTGGAGGACCACATGACGTCGCCGCACCGCCCGGCCACCCTCGACGACGTGGCCCGGCTGGCGGACGTGTCCCGTTCGACCGCGTCCCGGGTGGTCGCGGGCACCGGGTTCGCCTCACCGGCCGCCCGGGAACGGGTCCGCGCCGCCGTCGACCGGCTCGGGTACGCGCCGAACCCGGCAGCCCGGGCGCTGGCTCGCAGCGCGGGCGTACGGCTGGTGGTGGCGGTCTCCGGCGCCACCCGGGACGTCCTGGACGACCCGTACGTCGACCGGGTCGTCGGCGCCGCCGCGGCGGCCTGCGCGCCGTACCCGGCCGGGGTGGTGCTGCACTGGCTGCCGCTGCACGACCCGGCCGCCCTGGGACGTGTCGCGGAGGACCGGGGCGTGGCCGGGGTGGTGCTGGTGAACACCACCGAACCGCTGCTCGACGCGATCCCGGCCCGGCTGCGCGGGCGGGTCGCCTCGATCGGCATCGGCTCGGCGACGGTGCCCAGCTTCGACGTGGACAACGCGGGCGGGGCCAGCCAGATCGTGCACCACCTGTACGCCTCCGGCCGCCGCCGGATCGCCATGGTGACCGGCCCCCGGTGGTTGTCCTGCGCGGGCCGCTCGGTCGGGGCGTACCGCCGGATCATGCGGGCGGCCGGGTTGCCGGTCCGGCTGGTCACCGGTGACTTCACCGCCGCCCGGGGGCGGGCCGCCGCCGGTGAGCTGCTGGCCCGGTGGCCCGACACCGACGCCGTCTTCGCGGTCAGCGACCTCACCGCGCTGGGCGTGATCGCCGGGCTCCGGGAGACCGGCGTACGGGTGCCCGGCGACGTCGCGGTCGCCGGCTTCGACGACATCCCGCACGCCGCGCTCAGCTCACCCGGCCTCACCACGGCGAGCCACCCGGTCGGCCCGATCGCCGCCGCCGCGGCCACCGCCGTGCTGGAGGGCCGGCCCGTCGCGCCGGTGACCTCGTTCCCGTCGACGCTCGTCCGCCGCACGAGCGCCTGAGGCCCGACGCACCGGCCGGTGGTGTCGGTCACCCCCGGATCCGCCGGGCGCCCGGTCAGAGCGCCGGCAGCCCGAGCGCCTCGTCCACCCGGGCCAGCACCGCCGCGTCGTCGTCGGTGCGTACCCCGCGCAGCAGGTCGATGGCGGTGGCCCGGACCTGACCGACGATCACGGCCAGCGGCAGGGTCTGCCCGGGGGTGAAGAGCCGGCCGACGGCGCGTACCGCCGCCAGGGCGGCGTCGTCGGCGCGCTCGGCGTGCCGGTCGGCCTCGGCGTCCGCGCCGTCGAGGTCGGCGGCGAGCGCCGCGCCGGCCTCGCGGACCGCCTCGGCAAGCACCCGCAGCGCCGCCACCAGCTCGGCCGGCACCGGGCCGGGCAGCCGGTTGAAGGTCACCCCGGCCCGGGCGAGGACCCGCACGTTGCGCACCGCGTAGTCGATCTGGCCGACCGAGGCGTCCACGGTGCGCAGCCGGCCGATGTGCCGGTGGCGGCGCACGTGCAGCCGCAGCGCCTCCCCGGCGGCGAGGACGGCGGTGCGCAGCCGCTCCACCCCGGCGTCGAGCCGGCGGGCCCGGTCCAGGGCGGCCAGGGCCGCCGCCTCGTCCCGGTCGGCGAGGGCGGCGGCGACCTCCTCCAGCGCCTCGGCCATCCCGTCGAAGGTGCGCCGGAACTCGGCCACCAGCGGGGCCAGCGGCCGGCGGACGTCGACGAGCTGGCTGGCCACCAGCGCCACCACGCCACCGATCAGCGCGTCGACGAAGCGGAACGGCACCAGCGACTCGGTCGGCGGGGAGACCACCACCAGGTACAGCGCCGACACGGCGGCCTGGACCACGGAGACGCTGCTCGCGCCGATCGCCACCGCCAGGGCGACGGTCAGCAGGATGACCGTGAAGACGGTCCAGGTGGTGCGGGGCCCGAGCGCCTGCACCACCAGGTCCGCGACGAGCACGCCGGCGGCCACCCCGAGCACCACCTCGACCGCGCGACGCACCCGCTGCCCACGCGCCTGGCCGAGGACGATCAGCGCGGCGGCCGGAGCGAAGAACGGCTGCGGGTGCCCGACCAGCCGGGTGGCGAGCATCCAGGCCACCGTCGCGGCCAGGGTCGCCTCGACCACCGGCAGCCAGCCCTGCCGCAGCCGTCCGGCGGCGTCCCGCCACCAGCCCCACCGGAGCATCGCCGCCTCCTCCCACCGGGTCGGCCCCACCGTAGCCCGGCCGGCGGGTCAGGCCCGCCAGACCCCGGCGGCCTGCGCGGCGTACGCCCGGAAGTCGCGCGGCGGGCGGCCGAGGATCCGCTCGACGCCGTCGGCCAGGTGCGCGTTGCGCCCGTCGAGCAGGTCGCTGAACAGGTACGTCAGCAGCGCCACCACCTCGGCCGGGACACCTGCGGCGGCGAGGTCGGCCGCGTACGCCTCGACGGCGACCGGCACCAGGCGCACCGGCCGGCCGGCGGCCGTGGCGATCTCGGCGACCGCCTCGGCGAAGGTCAGCAGCCGGGGGCCGGTCAGCTCGTACGTCGCCCCGGCGTGCACGTCGGTGGTGAGGGCGGCCACGGCCGCCTCGGCGATGTCGTCGGCGTCGACGAACGGCTCCGGCACCGCGCCGACGGGCAGCGCCAGCACCCCGGCGCGGACCGGCTCGACCAGGTGCCCCTCGCTGAAGTTCTGCGCGAACCAACTGGCTCGCAGCACGGTGGTGGGGACGCCGCTCGCGGCGACGGCCCGCTCGGCCCGGGCCGCCTCCGGCTCGCCGCGTCCGGAGAGCAGCACCAGCCGCCGTACCCCCTCGTCGGCCGCGAGCCGGGCGAGGCCGCCGACCGTCTCCACCGCCCCGGGGACGGCCAGGTCCGGTTGGTACGCCAGGTAGACCGCGCCGACGCCGCGCAGCACCGGCTGCCAGGTGTCCGGGTCGGTCCAGTCGAAGGGCGGCGTGCCGGCCCGGGAGCCGATCCGGTGCGGTACGCCGCGCGCGGCCAGCCGCGCCGCGACCCGCCGTCCGGTCTTGCCGGTGCCGCCGAGGACGAGTGTCGTCAGGTGTGCTGCCATGCCGCCCAGTCAACCCGCCGGCGGTGAGACGCTGAATGGCTCGGACGCGCAACGGCATTCGCCGGCGTCTACGATTCGCTCGTGGATCCATTGACCGGCCTCCTCGACGGCCCCCGGGCCCGGGGCGCGTTCCTGCTCCGGTCGCTGCTGGACCCGCCGTTCGCGCTGCGCATCGAGGACCGCGCCCCGCTGACCGTGGTGGCCCTGGTGCGCGGGAGCGCCTGGGTGGTGCCGGACGACGGCACGGCGCAACTGCTGCGCCCCGGGGACGTCGCGGTGCTGCGCGGTCCCGACGCGTACACCGTCGCCGACGACCCGGGCACGCCGCCGCAGGTGGTCGTCCACCCCGGGCAGCGCTGCACCGACCTGCGCGGCGAGTCGCTGGCCACCACGTGGGGGCTGGGGGTACGCACCTGGGGCACCGGGACGCCGGGCGACACGGTGCTGCTGACCGGCACGTACCAGCTCCCGGGTGAGGTCGACCGGCGGCTGCTCGGCGCGCTGCCGCCGCTGCTGGTGGTCCGCGCGCAGGAGTGGCACAGCCCTCTGGTCGGCCTGCTCGCCGAGGAGGTGACCCGGGACGCCCCGGGCCAGGAGGCGGTCCTGGACCGGCTGCTCGACCTGCTGCTGATCGCGGTGCTGCGCCACTGGTTCGACCGGCCCGGCGGCGGCCCGTCCTGGTACGCGGCCACCGCCGACCCGGTGGTCGGGCCGGCGTTGCGGCTGCTGCGCGCCGAGCCCGCCCGGGCGTGGACGGTGGCCTCCCTCGCCGCCGAGGTGGGCGTCTCCCGGGCCGCGCTGGCCCGCCGCTTCACCGAACTGGTCGGCGAGCCACCGATGACCTTCCTGACCGACTGGCGGTTGAGCCTCGCCGCCGACCTGCTGCGCGAGCCGGACGCCACCCTCGCCTCGGTGGCCCGCCGGGTCGGCTACGGCAGCCCGTTCGCGCTGAGCACCGCCTTCCGGCGGGTACGCGGCATCAGCCCTCGCGCCCACCGCACCCGCACCCCCTGACCCCCCACCACCCCTCCCAGCCGAGCCACCCCGCCCCTCCCGCCGGCCAACCGCCCGCCCCCAGCCACCCCTACCCCACACGCTCCCGAGCCGACCCCGCCCCGCCCTCACGCTGCCCCCGTCCCCCCTCGCGCTGCCCCCCGCTGCCCCCGCGCGCCCCGCACCTCGCACTGCCCCTACCCCGCCCTCACGCGCCGCCCCCCCACCCCGCCCTCCCACACGCCGCCCTCGCACGCCGCTCTCGCGCCGCCCTCGCGCCGCCCTCCCACGCGCCGCCCTCGCACGCGCCGCCCTCGCACGCGCCGCCCTCGCACGCGCCGCCCTCGCACGCGCCGCCCTCGCACGCGCCGCCCTCGCACGCGCCGCCCTCGCACGCGCCGCCCTCGCACGCGCCGCCCTCGCGCTGCGCTTTCAGAGAAAGAGTGGCTATCCGAGCCGGAATAGCCACTCTTTCTCGGAAAGTGGCCGCACACGGCGGGGCGGTGGCATGCCCCCGGAGCGGCGCACGCATGGAGCGGCGCACGCACGAGGCGGCGCACGCACAGGGCGGCGCACGCACAGGGCGGCGCACGCACGGAGCGGTAGCGGCGGGGGGGCGAAGTGGAGGGCGCAGCGGAGGGGGGTGCGCGGGACGGGGCGGGTCAGGTGCCGGTGAAGGCGTGCAGCAGAGTGCGCACGGCCGCCCGCAGATCGGCGCGGCTCTGCGGGGTGCCGGGCGGCGGGGCGCTCAGCGCCCCGGCGCCGACCAGGCGGTCGAAGAGCAGCCCGTCGACGAAGGCGACGAACTGGTCGCCCTGCCGGCGCGGGTCCGTCGCCCCGGCGCCGGCCAGCAGCGCCCGGGCCTGCTCCCGCAGCGCGGTGCCGTGTTCCAGGATGGAGCGCAGCTCGGGGCGGTGGACGGCCTCCAACAGGCAGGCGTACCGGGCGAGGGTGCGGTCGCGGTCGGTGGTGAGCCAGCGGTCGAGCACCTCGGCGGTGCCGGCGGCGAGCCGGTCGAGGTCGGCGGCGGTGAGCCGGGGCGGCGGGCCCGGTGGCGGCGTACCGGTGGGCAGCGAGCGTGCGGCCAGGTCCTCCCGGTCCCGCTCGGCCAGGCGTCGGACCACCGCTTCGATGAGCGCCTGCCGGGTGCGCAGGTACGCCGAGGTGGTGCCGAGCGGCACGCCGGCGCGGGCGTCCACCGCCCGGTGGGTCAGCGCCCGCATGCCGCCCTCGGCGAGCAGCGTGATGGCCGCGTCGGCGAGCGACGCGACCCGCGCGTCCCGAGCGTTCATCCTGGGCCCCCTCCATACGTTCTACGCCTGTAGTATGAGTTTCTACAGTTGTAGAAGGGCGGTCGGGATGGACGGACACGCGGTGGTCGTCGGCGGCGGCATCGGCGGCCTGGCCGCCGCGCTCGCCCTGCACCGGTCGGGCTGGCGGGTCACCGTGCTGGAACGCGCGCCGGAACTGGGCGAGGTGGGCGCGGGGCTGGCCCTGATGGAGAACGCGCTGCGCGGGCTGGACGCGCTCGGCGTCGGCCCGGCGGTCCGCGCGCACGGGCGCGTCGACGGCTCGGGCGGGCTGCGCAGCCGCACCGGCCGCTGGCTGTCCCGGGTCGAGGCGGCGGGGATGACCAGCCAGCTCGGCACCACCATGGTCGGCATCCACCGCGCCGACCTGCACGGCATCCTGCGTGACGCCCTGCCGCCGGCCGCGCTGCGCACCGACGCCGAGGTCCTCGACGTGACGACCGGCCCGCACGGGGCCGAGGTGCGCCACCGCCGGCACGGGGAGCCGGCCACCCTCGCCGCCGACCTGGTCGTCGGCGCGGACGGCCTGCGCTCGACGGTACGGTCCCGACTCTGGCCGGACGTCCCGCCGCCGGTGTACGCCGGGGCGACGGCCTGGCGGGCGGCGATCGCCTGGACCGACCCACTGCCGACCGCGGTGAGCTGGGGCGCCGGGGCGGAGTTCGGCATGCTGCCGCTCGCCCCGGGCCGCATCTACTGGTACGCCGCGGTGACCGCCCCGCCCGGCGGGCGGGCGCCGGACGAGCTGGCCGCCGTGCGGGAGCGCTTCGGCGACTGGCACGACCCGATCCCCGCGCTGCTCGCCGCCACCGCGCCGGAGCAGGTGCTGCGCCACGACCTGTACCACCTGGCCACCGGGTTGCCCTCCTACGTGCACGGCCGGGTGGCGCTGCTCGGCGACGCGGCGCACGCGATGACCCCGTACCTCGGTCAGGGCGCCGCCCAGGCGATCGAGGACGCGGTGACCCTCGGCGCGGCGTGCGCCGGCGGGCCGGCCGACCTGGACGCCGCCCTGGCCCGGTACGACAGCCGGCGCCGCCCGCGCACCCAGGCGCTCGCCCGGGCCTCGGCCCGCGCCGGCCGGTACGGGCAGCAACTGCGCCACCCGGTCGCGGTCGCCCTCCGCGACACCGCCATCCGGCTCACCCCGTCCCGGGTGGCGCTGCGCCAGGCCGCCCGGTACGCCGACTGGCATCCGCCGCGCCCCTGACCCAGCACCCGACAGGACGGCACGCCCACCGACGCATGCCAGCCCGAAGCGCCGGCCGGGACCCGGGCGCGCCCCCGGCGCATTGACAGGAGCCAGCCGCAGGAGCCGGCCGCAGGGGCAGGCACCGGCACCGGCACCGGCACGATCGAAATCGGACCGGAAATCGTCACCGGCCCAACCCTTCAGATTATCGACCGCGTACGTTTTTCCGGCTCCACCGAATGGGAGATCACGTCGGTAAGATCGGCGACACCGATCTGACTGATCATTGACTGCTCACCGTGACCGCGATCACACACACTGCTGGCATGAATACGAGACTCACACGCGGCAGGGCATTCCGCGTCGCGGTGTGTCTCGCCCTGGTGGCCACGCTCGCCGGATGCATGCAACTGCACGTCGGGCTCACCGTCCACGCCGACGACACGGTCGACGGGCAACTGCTCCTGACCGCCGAGAAGCGGTTGCTGACCACCAGGAACAGGACGGTCCAGGTCGGCTTCGCCGAGCTGCGGCAGAACATGCCCTCCCTGCCTCCCGGCGAGGAGAGCGTCTACGAGAACCCGACCCACTACGGTTCTCTGATCGATTATCGGCGCACTCCGCTGGCGGATTTCCGCAGCGACAGCCTGAATCTGGTGCGCGACGGCGACCTGCTCCGCTTCCACCTCTCGCTCGATCCGCGGAAATACGGCGGGAAGGTGGCCGAGCAGGATCCGCGCAACCAGGCCCTGTTCCTCCAGTCGGCGTCGTTCGAGATTTCCGTGACCTTCCCCGGCCGGGTGATCGATTCCAACGGCGCGGTGACCGGCCGTTCGGTCACCTGGAAGGTCGGGCCGGGCCGCGACAAGCCGACCGAACTACGGGCCGTTGCCGAGGCCCCGCCCCCGGCCACGCCGACGGCCGCCGGTCCGGGCGGCGCGGCCACCACCGACGACGACGGCGGCGTCCCGTGGCTCGTGGTCGGCGTCGGTCTCGGCGTCGTGCTGCTGCTGGCCGCGGTGGGCGTCGTCGTCCTGCTGCGCCGCCGCCGGGGCGCTGCCGCCCCGGCGACCCCGACGGACACTCCCGTCGTCCCGAGCCCGTCGACCCCGACGGACACTCCCGCCGCCGCGGCGGCGGAGCATCCGGGGTCGGTCTGACCGACGCCGGTCCGACCGCCCCACCACCGTCACCCGGACGTCCGCCCGTCGGCCGTCGCACCTCCCCACCACCCCACCCGCTCCACCGCACCGTCCGAAGGGAGATCGCCGTGAACGATCTCTTCACCTGGGCCGCCCTCGGCAGCCTCACCGGCGCCAGCGCCGCCACCCTGCTGACCGCCAACGTCGTCGGCGGGCTGATCGGCCCGAACGGCGACAAGGCCCGCAAGTGGATCGCCCTGGGCGTCGCCCTCGCGCTCTCCTACGCCACCGCGGCGTTCGCCGCCGACGCCGGCGCCGAGAAGTGGATCATCGCGTTCTTCAACGGGCTGGTCATCTTCTCCGCCGCCCTCGGCGCCAACCAGCTGCCGCCGGGCAACCGACAGGCGACGCAGGCGTCGCCCACCCAGCTCGCGCAGGGCCGCGAGCCCCGCTTCATCCGCTCGTGGGTCTGAGAGAGGTGAGTCCCATGATCTTCGGAATCGTCAGCGCCGCCGTCCACGTCGTCCTCGGCGCGCTGCTCGGCGGCCTCGCCGGCGGGGTCCTCGGCACGGTGATCGGCGGCGTCGTCGGGCTCCTCGTCGGCGCCCCGTTCGGCTGGGCGGTCGCCTCGGCCCGGGTGTACGGCGCGGACGCCCGCGGCATCGCGCTCTTCGTCGTCGACCACACCTGGAGCCTGCCCAACACCGCCGCCGGCGCGCTCTTCCTCGCCGCGCACCTGGTCTTCGGCCACCGGCTGGACCGGACCGTGTCGCAGCACAGCTGCCGGGTCAACGTCGTCGAGGGCGTGTCCCCCCGGTACGCGACCACGATCGGCACGGTCTGCGCCGGTTCCAGCCCCGGCATCCAGCGCCACGAGGACGTGCACATCCTCCAGGGCCGGCTGCTCGGCCCGCTCTACCTGCCGCTGGTGGCGCTGAACTACGTGCTGTTCACCATCGCCCCGGTCTGGCTGCTCTGGCACGACCACACCAACGCGCCGATCAACCGCTTCACCCGGTACTTCGAGATCGGCGTCTACCCGCACGTCTGGAACGAGGCCATCGCGTACCGGATCCAGGGGACGCCGCCGCGATGACCGACGACGGGCGTGGACCGATCGAGGCGGCCACCGCCGACCTGGCGGCGTGGCTGGCCGGGGCGGCCGGTGCGGCCGTCCCGGTCGGCCCGCCCGGCGACGGCGGGGCCGCCGACGGGCTGACCGTGTGGCCGCTGGAGCTGCGGCCCGCCCGGCAGACCCAGGGCAGCGCCGGCCGCCAGGCGTACCGGTTCCAGGTCCGACACCTGCTCGCGGCGGCCGGGCCGGCGGCGCTGCCCCGGCTGGACCGGGTGCTCGCCGCCGCCGTCACCGCCGGGGAGCCGGAGGTGCTGCTGGAGGCCGGCGACCCGGGGCTGTGGCGCGCGTTCGGGGTGCCGCCCCGGCCCGCGCTGCTGATCGACGTGCCGGCGCAGGTGGCCCGGCCGGCGTCCGTCGCCCCGCCGGTGCTGCGCCCGCTGCGGCTGCGGCAGGTCGGCATGCGCCGGCTGGACGGCCGGGTCGTCGGCCCCGAGGAGCAGCCGCTGGCCGCCATGCGGGTCGAGCTGGCGGGCACCCCGTACGCCACGCACACCGACGCCGCCGGCCGGTTCCGGCTCGACGGCGTGCCGCACGACCCGGAGCAGCCCGGCCGGCCGGTCCGACTGCGCCTGGTCGGCCGCGGTCACACCCACACCGCCGAGGTGGACCCGGCCGACACCGACCTCGTCATCGTCTGCGCACCGCCGGCCCGCTGACCCGAAGAGCACCAGGAGGACCGATGCCCCACTACTTCTCCCCCGGCATCTACGTCGAGGAGGTGCCGGGCGGCGCCCACCCGATCGGGCCGGTCGGCACCAGCACCGCCGCGTTCGTCGGCGTCGCCCCGGACCGCGCCGCGCACGTGGACCGGGCGATGCCGGTGAACAGCTGGTCGGAGTTCCT
This genomic interval from Micromonospora coxensis contains the following:
- a CDS encoding MBL fold metallo-hydrolase — translated: MRLPSAGIVHHGRAEEGQAISGTTFQHLTGRVWLLPGDADPLAVQAGVALITDERGAVLVDAGQSPAHAREIRAALDATGLPAPRWLVYTHHHWDHVWGACAWPDVEIVGHVAGESLLRAEAARPWSHRYLREQVRAEPRLGPSFRARALAMETFDDFAILPPTRTFTDELELPTGVRLRHVGGRHAPDSTAVLVPDSGVMLLGDCWYPPPAHLRGPDDGPDLALVGRLLDDAYGWYVSSHSPPMTLAEARAALA
- a CDS encoding aldo/keto reductase, with product MPVDEITAAAAGSWTLGDRTVHRMGFGSMRTTPDPDPARAIRVLRRAVELGVNHIDTAAFYVSPGGTLNVGDGPARYATELIRAALAPYPEHLVITTKVGFGYDPTHGLYEDTSAAGLRAQVEENLRRLGRDHLDVVNLRIVRRPGRDSVAEAFGVLADLREAGLIRHLGLSNVRLDHLDEAQAIAPVVCVQNAYAVDNRGEQDPLLRECGARGVAYVPFFALAGTRRESGAVAEHAAAVHAVARAHGATPHQVRLAWTLHRGPHVLAIPGTGDPEHLAQNIAAGALRLGDEEMAALG
- a CDS encoding MFS transporter yields the protein MRSAHPVSAPPAPAVPPAVLAARTGVAVVFALNGLAVASWFARVPAVRESLGLSPGRLGLLLLAMSVGAMLALPTAGLVAQRLGAARAVVFATVLVSLGLVVVGLSAGVAGSLPGVAVGLFALGYGSGTCDVAMNVEGAAVERRLGRTVMPRFHAAWSLGSVAGAGIGAGAARLGAPIGVHLGLLAVVVLGGTLLGARAFLPAQRPEPGGAGAKARRGGLLAAWREPRTLLVGALVMVMAFTEGTANDWVAVAFVDGYGVSEATGAAVFGVFVVGMTLGRTAGTVAIDRWGRVPVLLGTILLAAAGAGLAVLAGNGPVAIVGVALWGLGASLGFPVGMSAAADDEDRAPYRVSVVAAIGYTAFLAGPPLLGLLGDRVGTLRALLVVPLLLIPTLALVPATRPPAHRSST
- a CDS encoding LacI family DNA-binding transcriptional regulator gives rise to the protein MTSPHRPATLDDVARLADVSRSTASRVVAGTGFASPAARERVRAAVDRLGYAPNPAARALARSAGVRLVVAVSGATRDVLDDPYVDRVVGAAAAACAPYPAGVVLHWLPLHDPAALGRVAEDRGVAGVVLVNTTEPLLDAIPARLRGRVASIGIGSATVPSFDVDNAGGASQIVHHLYASGRRRIAMVTGPRWLSCAGRSVGAYRRIMRAAGLPVRLVTGDFTAARGRAAAGELLARWPDTDAVFAVSDLTALGVIAGLRETGVRVPGDVAVAGFDDIPHAALSSPGLTTASHPVGPIAAAAATAVLEGRPVAPVTSFPSTLVRRTSA
- a CDS encoding FUSC family protein, whose protein sequence is MLRWGWWRDAAGRLRQGWLPVVEATLAATVAWMLATRLVGHPQPFFAPAAALIVLGQARGQRVRRAVEVVLGVAAGVLVADLVVQALGPRTTWTVFTVILLTVALAVAIGASSVSVVQAAVSALYLVVVSPPTESLVPFRFVDALIGGVVALVASQLVDVRRPLAPLVAEFRRTFDGMAEALEEVAAALADRDEAAALAALDRARRLDAGVERLRTAVLAAGEALRLHVRRHRHIGRLRTVDASVGQIDYAVRNVRVLARAGVTFNRLPGPVPAELVAALRVLAEAVREAGAALAADLDGADAEADRHAERADDAALAAVRAVGRLFTPGQTLPLAVIVGQVRATAIDLLRGVRTDDDAAVLARVDEALGLPAL
- a CDS encoding Rossmann-fold NAD(P)-binding domain-containing protein; translated protein: MAAHLTTLVLGGTGKTGRRVAARLAARGVPHRIGSRAGTPPFDWTDPDTWQPVLRGVGAVYLAYQPDLAVPGAVETVGGLARLAADEGVRRLVLLSGRGEPEAARAERAVAASGVPTTVLRASWFAQNFSEGHLVEPVRAGVLALPVGAVPEPFVDADDIAEAAVAALTTDVHAGATYELTGPRLLTFAEAVAEIATAAGRPVRLVPVAVEAYAADLAAAGVPAEVVALLTYLFSDLLDGRNAHLADGVERILGRPPRDFRAYAAQAAGVWRA
- a CDS encoding AraC family transcriptional regulator gives rise to the protein MDPLTGLLDGPRARGAFLLRSLLDPPFALRIEDRAPLTVVALVRGSAWVVPDDGTAQLLRPGDVAVLRGPDAYTVADDPGTPPQVVVHPGQRCTDLRGESLATTWGLGVRTWGTGTPGDTVLLTGTYQLPGEVDRRLLGALPPLLVVRAQEWHSPLVGLLAEEVTRDAPGQEAVLDRLLDLLLIAVLRHWFDRPGGGPSWYAATADPVVGPALRLLRAEPARAWTVASLAAEVGVSRAALARRFTELVGEPPMTFLTDWRLSLAADLLREPDATLASVARRVGYGSPFALSTAFRRVRGISPRAHRTRTP
- a CDS encoding TetR/AcrR family transcriptional regulator — its product is MNARDARVASLADAAITLLAEGGMRALTHRAVDARAGVPLGTTSAYLRTRQALIEAVVRRLAERDREDLAARSLPTGTPPPGPPPRLTAADLDRLAAGTAEVLDRWLTTDRDRTLARYACLLEAVHRPELRSILEHGTALREQARALLAGAGATDPRRQGDQFVAFVDGLLFDRLVGAGALSAPPPGTPQSRADLRAAVRTLLHAFTGT